In Agrobacterium sp. RAC06, a single window of DNA contains:
- a CDS encoding IclR family transcriptional regulator: MNDVDQDRYRAPALDKGLDILELLAGVDGGLGQADIAKKLDRSPNEFYRMLDRLVKRGYVARLDGDRYVLTLKLFGLAQLHAPTRRLASLAMPLMRELAEVTRQENHIVVYDRGHPVVIAQLEAPGYWGISMRVGSRMGLFDTGSGHVLLAYRSPEVRAMMVAEHVASGGPEGRMTEAFARHLDEIRARGYEMMPSAQTAGVTNLSAPILGADGEALGALTVPYIGIINAPEAPDIPHTLEALRETARRISALAGAGLGADAPDIT; encoded by the coding sequence GTGAATGATGTGGATCAGGACCGTTACCGGGCGCCTGCGCTCGACAAGGGGCTCGACATTCTTGAACTGCTTGCGGGTGTCGATGGCGGCTTGGGCCAGGCAGATATCGCCAAGAAGCTCGACCGTAGCCCAAATGAATTCTACCGGATGCTCGATCGGCTGGTGAAACGCGGTTACGTCGCGCGGCTCGATGGCGATCGCTACGTTCTGACGCTCAAACTGTTTGGCCTTGCGCAGTTACATGCGCCAACGCGGCGGCTCGCTTCGCTCGCCATGCCGCTGATGCGGGAACTGGCGGAAGTGACCCGGCAGGAGAACCATATCGTCGTCTACGACCGCGGCCATCCGGTCGTCATCGCCCAGCTCGAGGCGCCGGGCTATTGGGGCATCTCGATGCGGGTCGGCTCGCGCATGGGCCTTTTCGATACCGGGTCCGGCCATGTGCTTCTTGCCTATCGAAGCCCGGAGGTCCGCGCGATGATGGTGGCGGAGCATGTGGCCAGCGGCGGACCGGAGGGGCGCATGACCGAGGCCTTTGCTCGCCACCTCGACGAAATCCGTGCGCGCGGCTACGAGATGATGCCGAGCGCCCAGACTGCCGGCGTCACCAACCTGTCGGCCCCGATCCTCGGCGCGGACGGCGAGGCACTGGGCGCGCTGACCGTGCCGTATATCGGTATCATCAATGCGCCCGAGGCGCCCGATATCCCCCATACGCTTGAAGCACTGCGGGAAACGGCACGTCGGATTTCCGCACTGGCGGGCGCCGGTCTTGGTGCGGATGCCCCAGATATAACCTGA
- a CDS encoding amidohydrolase family protein, with protein MIIDTHLHLIYRDKLSYLWLKDVAALDADFTWETYAREAKRLGISSVLHMEVDVAPEDIPGETAMVQELSQAPDSFIQGVIASCRPEDPGFAAYLEAQVANPFVKGFRRVLHVVPDDVSEGALFRENVKRLSGTGLTFDLCMLPHQIDKAKALVDLAPDVTFILDHCGVPDIKGHGYETWKAGITDIAKRENVRVKISGIPAYGDLENWTLEDLKPYFDHTIACFGFDRAIWGSDWPVCTLGGGLSTWVATTQALLHGCTGQEKDKLFSGNARGIWGLA; from the coding sequence ATGATCATCGATACCCATCTGCACCTCATCTACCGCGACAAGCTCAGCTATCTCTGGCTGAAGGATGTCGCCGCGCTCGATGCCGATTTCACCTGGGAGACCTATGCGCGGGAGGCGAAGAGGCTCGGGATTTCCTCGGTGCTGCATATGGAGGTGGATGTCGCGCCCGAGGACATCCCCGGTGAAACGGCCATGGTCCAGGAGTTGTCGCAGGCACCGGATAGCTTCATCCAGGGTGTGATCGCCTCCTGCCGCCCGGAAGATCCAGGATTTGCCGCTTATCTGGAAGCCCAGGTTGCAAATCCCTTCGTCAAAGGCTTCCGTCGCGTGCTGCATGTCGTGCCGGACGATGTGTCGGAGGGCGCACTGTTTCGGGAGAATGTGAAGCGGCTCTCAGGCACGGGTCTCACCTTCGATCTCTGCATGCTGCCGCATCAGATCGACAAGGCGAAGGCCTTGGTCGACCTTGCGCCCGATGTCACTTTCATCCTCGACCATTGCGGTGTGCCCGATATCAAGGGGCATGGCTACGAGACCTGGAAAGCGGGGATCACCGACATTGCCAAGCGCGAGAATGTCCGCGTGAAGATCTCCGGCATCCCGGCCTATGGCGATCTGGAGAATTGGACGCTGGAGGATCTCAAGCCCTATTTCGATCACACGATCGCATGCTTCGGTTTCGATCGCGCGATCTGGGGCTCGGACTGGCCGGTCTGCACGCTCGGAGGCGGGCTCTCGACCTGGGTCGCGACGACGCAAGCGCTGCTGCATGGTTGCACAGGGCAAGAGAAGGACAAGCTCTTCTCCGGCAATGCTCGAGGCATCTGGGGGCTTGCCTAA
- a CDS encoding TetR/AcrR family transcriptional regulator has protein sequence MSEIAEASTNRSTGGSTRGRPPGATRKGLETRVRIIKGAREALEEGGMEALTTRRIAASAGVKLATLHYYFDSKESLLLAVLEDLIADMEVAYRQDVALPEAPEDRVEALIRASWRYIQRTRNKQIAQTELTLYALRTKGSEWLATRQYNAYIDFYGHLVFEDDSDEELRRIGRAVARQMLISIDGIILQSYALQDLTASNDDIEALIIAMRGYLRRLMAERGKAR, from the coding sequence ATGAGCGAGATCGCGGAAGCGTCCACCAACAGATCGACCGGCGGATCGACACGCGGGCGCCCGCCGGGCGCGACCCGCAAAGGCCTCGAAACCCGCGTCCGCATCATCAAGGGTGCCCGCGAAGCGCTCGAAGAGGGCGGCATGGAGGCGTTGACCACACGCCGCATCGCCGCCTCTGCGGGCGTCAAGCTCGCCACCCTGCACTACTATTTCGACAGCAAGGAAAGTCTGCTGCTCGCCGTACTGGAAGATCTGATTGCCGATATGGAAGTAGCGTATCGCCAGGACGTTGCCCTGCCGGAGGCGCCAGAGGACCGGGTGGAGGCACTGATCCGGGCAAGCTGGCGCTACATCCAGCGCACCCGCAACAAGCAGATCGCCCAGACGGAGCTGACACTTTATGCCCTGCGGACCAAAGGCTCCGAATGGCTCGCGACGCGGCAATACAATGCCTATATCGATTTCTACGGCCATCTCGTTTTCGAGGATGACAGCGACGAGGAACTGCGCCGCATCGGCCGCGCCGTCGCCCGTCAGATGCTGATCAGCATCGACGGGATCATCCTCCAGAGCTACGCCCTGCAGGATCTCACGGCTTCGAACGACGACATCGAGGCGCTCATCATTGCCATGCGCGGATATCTCCGCCGCCTCATGGCCGAGCGAGGCAAGGCCCGTTAG
- a CDS encoding amidohydrolase, with protein MSADLVIHNASILTMDDAHPRAEAIALTGNRIMAVGGNAEILELAGPHTRVVNAGGATVLPGFNEAHMHIFGGSVALGELSLFGVKGFDALSKAVKDYAAANPDLPLLVAQTADYTILSETERVTRHHLDRIIADRPFMMVAPDRHTAWANTMALEKAGILHGRDVGVGNEIVMGEDGLANGELRESNAIRPVASMSVTGGREGLGVGTGGDPEHVTPEERAADIAVLKKGLAYCASLGITSFQNMDGNLYQLEILEEIERTDSLPVRIRMPFHMKNFMPLSDLEEKAATWRTRFDTDKLRCNFVKLFMDGVTEGETAVFVDDYAHKHGWKGEPLFSGEAFNAVAIEANRLGLSVAVHAIGDGAVRLVLDGYEASINANGRKDMRNRIEHIEVVHPDDIKRFAETGTIASMQPTHPPGSAGLPLEPYLTYIGRERWPYAFAWKTLVDAGATIVFATDWPVSPLPPLSCIGDALTRKPWADDMPDHRLGLHETLAAYTRTSAWVEYMEDRKGVLKPGYLADVVVLSGDIEATSPDNIASLSPVLTICDGRVTFEGGGSR; from the coding sequence ATGAGCGCCGATCTCGTCATTCACAATGCCAGCATCCTGACCATGGATGACGCGCATCCGCGCGCAGAAGCGATCGCGCTCACCGGAAACCGCATCATGGCAGTGGGCGGCAATGCCGAGATCCTTGAGCTCGCGGGACCACACACACGCGTCGTGAATGCAGGCGGCGCCACGGTGCTTCCCGGTTTCAACGAAGCCCATATGCATATCTTCGGCGGCTCGGTCGCGCTCGGCGAACTGTCGCTCTTCGGCGTGAAGGGCTTCGATGCCCTTTCGAAAGCCGTTAAGGACTACGCCGCCGCCAACCCGGATCTGCCGCTGCTCGTCGCCCAGACGGCAGACTACACCATCCTCTCGGAAACTGAGCGCGTCACCCGGCACCATCTCGACCGTATCATCGCAGACCGCCCCTTCATGATGGTCGCGCCCGACCGGCATACGGCCTGGGCCAACACGATGGCATTGGAGAAGGCCGGTATCCTCCATGGCCGAGATGTCGGCGTCGGCAACGAGATCGTCATGGGCGAGGACGGTCTCGCCAATGGCGAGCTGCGCGAAAGCAACGCCATCCGCCCTGTCGCGTCGATGAGCGTGACCGGCGGTCGCGAAGGTCTCGGCGTCGGCACCGGCGGTGATCCAGAGCATGTCACTCCGGAAGAGCGCGCTGCAGACATCGCGGTCCTGAAGAAGGGCCTCGCCTATTGCGCCTCGCTCGGCATTACTTCGTTCCAGAATATGGACGGCAATCTCTATCAGCTGGAAATACTGGAAGAGATCGAGAGGACCGATAGTCTTCCGGTGCGCATACGCATGCCCTTCCACATGAAGAACTTCATGCCGCTCTCCGACCTAGAAGAGAAGGCCGCCACCTGGAGGACCCGCTTCGACACAGACAAGCTGCGCTGCAATTTCGTCAAGCTGTTCATGGACGGTGTGACCGAGGGCGAGACGGCCGTCTTCGTCGACGACTACGCCCACAAGCACGGCTGGAAGGGCGAGCCGCTGTTCTCAGGCGAAGCATTCAACGCGGTCGCGATCGAAGCAAACCGCCTCGGTCTGTCGGTCGCAGTCCACGCGATCGGTGACGGCGCGGTGCGTTTGGTGCTCGACGGCTACGAGGCCTCGATCAACGCCAATGGCCGAAAGGACATGCGCAACCGCATCGAACATATCGAGGTGGTTCATCCCGACGACATCAAGCGCTTTGCCGAAACGGGCACCATCGCCTCGATGCAGCCAACCCATCCGCCGGGCTCCGCGGGGCTGCCGCTTGAACCCTATCTGACCTATATCGGCCGCGAGCGCTGGCCTTACGCCTTTGCCTGGAAAACACTGGTTGATGCCGGCGCGACAATCGTCTTTGCGACCGACTGGCCAGTCTCGCCACTGCCGCCGCTCAGCTGCATCGGCGATGCCCTGACCCGAAAGCCCTGGGCAGACGACATGCCGGACCATCGTCTTGGCCTGCACGAGACGCTTGCCGCCTATACTCGCACCAGCGCCTGGGTCGAATACATGGAAGACCGCAAGGGCGTGTTGAAGCCCGGCTACCTTGCGGATGTCGTCGTCCTCTCCGGCGATATCGAGGCGACGTCACCGGACAACATCGCCTCGCTTTCCCCTGTTCTCACGATCTGCGACGGCCGCGTCACCTTCGAAGGCGGAGGGAGCCGATGA
- a CDS encoding amidohydrolase: MATTADIIITNGLVLTIDPAAPRAEAVALAGNRILAVGTRSEIEALAGPETQTIDAKGATIMPGFNEAHMHIFPGSVSLRQLNLHGVQGFEALKAAILDYAEKNPDEPLLMGFSADYSIISLTEPCTRHHLDAILPDRPFMMFAPDHHTAWANTAALEKAGILQGKDVGIGNEIVMGADGLANGELREGNAFGPVSALASTGGREELGMVTGMDPENVTPEQFALDRAILKAGLDYCASWGVTSIQNFDGNHYQLRLMRDLELSGELSCRIRIPYHMKNFMALEDLDKAAAWKKEFATDMLRGDFVKVFMDGVLDSQTAYMLDGYGDRPGYTYEPLFTPDAFNAIATKADALGLQVAVHAIGSAAIRQTLDGYEAALNANGPRGNRHRIEHIEIIHPDDIPRFATLGIVASMQPVHYPGGTCFPAEPTTAKIGEDRWDQAYAWRTMKEAGAHVVFASDWPVSPVSPFQCIQDALTRKPWKDGLKDQRFSLMEALEAYTSIGAWVEFMEDRKGMLKAGYLADVVVLTKDIEAVSPEAIMDTVRPAVTICDGHITFQA; the protein is encoded by the coding sequence ATGGCAACCACCGCAGACATCATCATTACCAACGGCCTGGTTCTCACCATCGATCCGGCAGCCCCCCGCGCCGAAGCTGTCGCGCTCGCCGGCAACCGGATCCTCGCAGTCGGCACGCGATCAGAGATCGAGGCGCTGGCAGGACCCGAGACGCAGACCATCGACGCCAAAGGCGCGACCATCATGCCGGGCTTCAACGAAGCTCATATGCACATCTTCCCCGGCTCCGTGTCGCTGCGCCAGCTGAACCTGCATGGGGTCCAGGGCTTCGAGGCGCTCAAGGCAGCCATCCTCGACTATGCAGAGAAGAACCCGGATGAGCCGCTGCTGATGGGCTTTTCCGCCGATTATTCGATCATCTCGCTGACCGAACCCTGCACCCGCCACCACCTTGATGCCATTTTGCCCGACCGCCCCTTCATGATGTTCGCGCCCGACCATCACACCGCCTGGGCGAACACGGCAGCACTGGAGAAGGCGGGCATTCTGCAGGGCAAGGATGTCGGCATCGGCAACGAGATCGTCATGGGGGCCGACGGGCTGGCTAATGGCGAGCTGCGCGAGGGCAATGCCTTCGGCCCAGTCTCCGCGCTCGCTTCAACGGGGGGGCGCGAAGAACTCGGCATGGTCACCGGTATGGACCCGGAAAATGTCACGCCGGAGCAGTTCGCCCTCGACCGCGCCATCCTGAAGGCCGGCCTCGACTACTGCGCCTCATGGGGCGTTACCTCGATCCAGAATTTCGACGGCAATCATTACCAGTTGCGGCTGATGCGCGATCTGGAGCTTTCAGGCGAGCTCTCCTGCCGCATCCGAATTCCCTATCACATGAAAAATTTCATGGCGCTGGAGGATCTCGACAAGGCGGCCGCATGGAAGAAGGAATTCGCCACCGACATGCTGCGCGGCGATTTCGTCAAGGTATTCATGGACGGCGTACTGGACAGCCAGACGGCCTATATGCTCGACGGCTACGGTGACCGTCCCGGCTACACCTATGAGCCGCTGTTTACGCCGGACGCCTTCAATGCGATCGCCACCAAGGCCGATGCGCTCGGCCTTCAGGTCGCCGTTCATGCCATCGGCAGTGCCGCCATCCGCCAGACGCTCGACGGCTACGAGGCGGCGTTGAATGCCAACGGCCCACGCGGCAATCGCCACCGCATCGAGCATATCGAGATCATCCATCCGGACGACATCCCGCGCTTTGCCACCCTTGGCATCGTCGCCTCCATGCAGCCGGTGCATTACCCGGGTGGCACATGCTTCCCGGCAGAACCGACAACGGCCAAGATCGGCGAGGATCGCTGGGACCAGGCCTATGCATGGCGGACGATGAAAGAAGCCGGAGCCCATGTCGTCTTTGCCTCGGACTGGCCGGTTTCTCCGGTTTCACCATTCCAGTGCATCCAGGATGCTTTGACCCGCAAACCCTGGAAGGACGGTCTGAAAGATCAGCGCTTCTCGCTGATGGAAGCACTCGAAGCCTACACTTCGATCGGCGCCTGGGTGGAATTCATGGAAGATCGCAAGGGAATGCTGAAAGCAGGCTATCTCGCCGATGTTGTGGTCCTCACCAAAGATATCGAAGCCGTGTCACCCGAAGCGATCATGGACACCGTCCGCCCCGCCGTCACCATCTGCGACGGCCACATCACCTTCCAGGCTTGA
- a CDS encoding serine hydrolase domain-containing protein translates to MTTQFAKAYGFERRNVTLANWRATPFSRFSFGHAEEVVPSAMIAARTEVSEGEPVASDLLSLALPQGLAGQPDVRAYLDYAHTDAFVLMKAGTIVAEHYAPHAGIDQRHIVFSISKSLTALVIASLEADGLMDPDAPVTSLLPEAAGSAYGDCSIRDVLDMRVSLGFDEAYLNTDGAYARYRRATLWNPADPSQPDETLLAFLLTLKKDAHPHGGAHFYASPNSDLLGILIERATGERYADVLSTRLWKPLGAKNHASVTVDVEGTARAAGGISVTARDLSRVGEMLRNGGMVDGKRLIPEAWLTDMLTAGDHQAWVDGKSNFFPKGRYRSQWYQSGEPDGAFCAIGIHGQWLYVDPSTETTIVKLSSQPNPLDDELKHDNFAFFRALSTWTA, encoded by the coding sequence ATGACGACGCAGTTTGCCAAGGCCTATGGTTTCGAAAGACGGAACGTGACGCTTGCCAACTGGCGCGCGACCCCGTTTAGCCGCTTCAGCTTTGGCCATGCCGAGGAAGTGGTACCGAGCGCCATGATCGCGGCCAGGACCGAGGTGAGTGAAGGCGAACCCGTTGCGTCCGATCTTCTGTCGCTGGCGCTGCCGCAGGGACTGGCCGGGCAGCCGGACGTCCGCGCTTATCTCGACTATGCCCATACCGACGCCTTCGTGCTGATGAAGGCGGGCACGATCGTCGCCGAACACTATGCGCCGCATGCCGGCATCGACCAGCGCCATATTGTGTTTTCGATCAGCAAGTCGCTGACCGCACTTGTCATCGCCTCGCTGGAAGCCGACGGGCTTATGGACCCCGATGCGCCCGTCACCAGCCTGCTGCCCGAAGCAGCTGGCTCCGCCTATGGCGACTGCAGCATCCGTGACGTGCTCGACATGCGCGTCAGCCTCGGTTTCGACGAGGCCTATCTGAACACCGACGGCGCCTACGCCCGCTACCGCCGCGCCACGCTCTGGAACCCGGCCGATCCGTCCCAGCCGGATGAAACCTTGCTGGCCTTCCTACTCACGCTGAAGAAGGATGCCCATCCGCATGGCGGCGCGCATTTCTATGCGTCGCCGAACTCCGACCTGCTCGGCATCCTGATTGAGCGCGCAACCGGCGAACGCTATGCCGATGTCCTGTCGACGCGCCTCTGGAAGCCGCTCGGCGCGAAGAACCATGCCAGCGTCACTGTCGATGTCGAAGGCACGGCGCGGGCCGCCGGCGGCATCTCGGTCACCGCCCGCGATCTCTCCCGCGTCGGCGAAATGCTGCGCAACGGCGGCATGGTCGACGGAAAGCGCCTCATCCCCGAAGCCTGGCTCACCGACATGCTGACGGCAGGCGATCACCAGGCCTGGGTCGATGGCAAATCCAACTTCTTCCCCAAGGGTCGTTATCGCAGCCAGTGGTACCAGTCCGGAGAACCGGACGGTGCCTTCTGCGCCATCGGCATTCATGGCCAGTGGCTTTACGTCGACCCATCAACTGAGACCACCATCGTCAAACTCTCCTCGCAGCCCAACCCGCTGGATGACGAGCTGAAACACGACAACTTCGCCTTCTTCCGCGCGCTCAGCACGTGGACCGCATGA
- a CDS encoding ABC transporter substrate-binding protein produces the protein MKWMTTTAIAAISVLSFAGAASAAGELNIYNWGDYTSPELIKKFEEQFDVKVTITDYDSNDTALAKVRAGGHGFDIVVPSANYMPIWINEGLLLEARPDQMENFKNVDPRWADVEWDPGRRYSVPWQWGVTGIGVNTKFYNGDINTSAIFLDPPEELVGKLNVTPEMNDVLFATIKYFDGDWCTTDKEVLKKVRDKLVEAKTKWLAMDYSVTDKLPTGDYAGVYYWNGAIMRSRLQNPDVKFGYPKEGYPVFMDSVVILKDAKNVDNAKAFMNFIMAPENAAMLSNFAKYANGITGSEAFMDKDMQGAPELVIPAELESAGEFLLSCEPDVQQLYTRIWTEVQK, from the coding sequence ATGAAATGGATGACGACCACGGCGATTGCCGCGATCTCGGTGCTGAGTTTCGCAGGCGCGGCCTCGGCCGCCGGCGAGCTCAACATCTACAACTGGGGCGACTATACCAGCCCGGAGCTGATCAAGAAGTTCGAGGAGCAGTTCGACGTCAAGGTGACGATCACCGACTATGACTCGAATGACACGGCGCTCGCCAAGGTCCGCGCCGGCGGCCATGGCTTCGACATCGTCGTGCCCTCGGCCAACTACATGCCGATCTGGATCAACGAGGGCCTGCTGCTCGAGGCTCGTCCGGACCAAATGGAGAACTTCAAGAACGTCGATCCGCGCTGGGCCGATGTCGAGTGGGATCCGGGCCGTCGTTACTCGGTTCCGTGGCAGTGGGGTGTGACCGGCATCGGCGTCAACACCAAGTTCTACAATGGCGACATCAACACCTCGGCGATCTTCCTCGACCCGCCGGAAGAGCTGGTCGGCAAGCTCAACGTCACGCCCGAAATGAACGACGTCCTCTTCGCGACAATCAAGTATTTTGACGGCGACTGGTGCACCACTGACAAGGAAGTTCTGAAGAAAGTGCGCGACAAGCTGGTGGAAGCCAAGACCAAGTGGCTCGCCATGGACTACAGCGTCACCGACAAGCTGCCGACCGGCGACTATGCCGGCGTCTACTACTGGAACGGCGCCATCATGCGCTCCCGCCTGCAGAACCCGGACGTCAAGTTCGGCTATCCGAAGGAAGGCTATCCTGTCTTCATGGACAGCGTCGTCATCCTGAAGGATGCCAAGAACGTCGACAACGCCAAGGCCTTCATGAACTTCATCATGGCTCCGGAAAACGCCGCCATGCTGTCGAACTTTGCCAAGTATGCCAACGGCATCACGGGTTCGGAAGCATTCATGGATAAGGACATGCAGGGCGCGCCGGAACTGGTGATCCCCGCTGAACTGGAGAGTGCCGGCGAGTTCCTGCTGAGCTGCGAACCCGACGTGCAGCAGCTTTACACCCGGATCTGGACCGAAGTGCAGAAGTAA
- a CDS encoding ABC transporter permease translates to MAERRFDIRSQPGFGFIALFTFFALYLPIATLVAYSFNASDSLSSWGGFSLRWFASALENSTVQAAAMRSVIIALWAAGLATIAATMAALATTRTEPYRGLTAKYAVINQPLMIPEIVTAVALLIVFSRIKVWTGYSGLGYLILAHTAFCIPFAYLPIRARLESMDLTLERAAADLYATPWQAFRFVTFPLLRPAIIAGFMLAFVISLDDVVITEFVKSGGQDTLPTYMLGQIRRETTPEINAIATIFLAASTVLIVIFFFINRRKPQA, encoded by the coding sequence ATGGCTGAACGTCGCTTCGACATCCGCTCACAACCCGGCTTCGGCTTTATCGCGCTCTTTACCTTCTTCGCGCTCTACTTGCCGATCGCGACGCTGGTCGCCTATTCCTTCAACGCCAGCGACTCGCTCTCATCATGGGGCGGATTTTCTCTGCGCTGGTTCGCCTCGGCGCTGGAGAACAGCACGGTGCAGGCCGCTGCAATGCGCTCGGTCATCATCGCGCTCTGGGCCGCGGGACTGGCGACGATCGCCGCAACCATGGCAGCACTCGCCACCACCCGCACCGAGCCCTATCGCGGCCTGACGGCGAAATACGCTGTTATCAACCAGCCACTGATGATCCCGGAAATTGTTACGGCCGTGGCCCTCCTAATCGTCTTTTCGCGCATCAAGGTGTGGACCGGCTATTCCGGCCTCGGCTACCTGATCCTTGCCCATACGGCCTTCTGCATACCCTTCGCCTATCTGCCCATCCGGGCACGGCTGGAAAGCATGGATCTGACGCTGGAGCGGGCCGCCGCCGATCTCTATGCCACGCCCTGGCAGGCCTTCCGCTTCGTGACATTTCCGCTGCTGAGGCCTGCCATCATCGCCGGCTTCATGCTCGCCTTCGTGATTTCGCTGGATGACGTCGTCATCACCGAATTCGTCAAATCCGGCGGGCAGGACACGCTACCCACCTACATGCTCGGCCAGATCCGCCGTGAGACGACGCCGGAAATCAACGCGATTGCGACGATTTTCCTCGCCGCCTCAACGGTGCTGATCGTGATCTTCTTCTTCATCAACCGGCGCAAGCCGCAAGCATAA
- a CDS encoding ABC transporter permease → MSAIKTAPENAKSRDIRNRWFLSLPALVIIFVAALGPLLVMVLYSFLEKGDYGDVKFGVFSLEGWTSVFMQRDIFDDTLGIADAHLAIFWRSIKLSLYTTLFTLILGFPTAYFIATRPARTREIWVFLITIPFWTNLLIRTFAMQQVIRNEGILNNLLIWLGIIDTPLQIIYTDTATLLGMTYVYLPLMVLPLYASIEKLDFRLVEAGYDLYANRLQVLWRIVIPLVKPGLIAGSILVFIPSLGAYVIPRVLGGGKNLMLGNLIELQFGAGRNWPLGAAMSITLMALVMIALLFYVRNAAKSGVRHG, encoded by the coding sequence ATGAGCGCGATCAAGACGGCCCCTGAAAATGCCAAATCGCGCGACATCCGAAACCGCTGGTTCCTGAGCCTCCCGGCGCTTGTCATCATCTTCGTCGCAGCCCTCGGCCCGCTGCTGGTGATGGTGCTCTATTCCTTCCTCGAAAAGGGCGACTACGGCGATGTGAAATTCGGCGTCTTTTCGCTCGAAGGCTGGACCTCGGTCTTCATGCAGCGCGATATCTTCGACGACACGCTGGGCATCGCCGACGCGCATCTGGCGATCTTCTGGCGCTCGATCAAGCTCTCGCTCTACACGACGCTCTTCACCCTGATCCTGGGCTTCCCGACCGCCTATTTCATCGCGACCCGCCCGGCCCGCACCCGAGAAATCTGGGTTTTCCTCATCACCATTCCCTTCTGGACCAACCTCCTGATCCGCACCTTCGCCATGCAGCAGGTCATCCGCAACGAGGGCATTCTCAACAACCTGCTGATCTGGCTCGGCATCATCGATACGCCGCTGCAGATCATCTACACCGACACCGCCACCCTGCTCGGCATGACCTATGTCTATCTGCCGCTGATGGTGCTGCCGCTCTATGCCTCGATCGAGAAGCTGGATTTCCGGCTGGTCGAGGCCGGATACGACCTCTACGCCAACCGTCTGCAGGTGCTCTGGCGGATCGTCATTCCGCTGGTGAAGCCCGGCCTGATTGCCGGCTCCATCCTGGTCTTCATTCCCTCGCTCGGGGCCTATGTCATTCCGCGCGTGCTCGGCGGTGGCAAGAACCTTATGCTGGGCAACCTGATCGAGCTGCAGTTCGGTGCCGGCCGCAACTGGCCGCTGGGCGCCGCCATGTCGATCACGCTGATGGCGCTCGTCATGATCGCCCTGCTCTTCTATGTCCGCAACGCGGCAAAGTCGGGGGTGCGACATGGCTGA
- a CDS encoding ABC transporter ATP-binding protein → MSSASDKAAIEIRGVSRIYGTGPDKVTALDGIFLKIRENEFFTLLGPSGCGKTTLLRLIAGFDFPTTGEILLHGEDIAPLPPFRRPVNTVFQSYALFPHMTVAENIGFGLKMLGKPSAEIKARVDEMLELVHMTQMRDRQVSQISGGQQQRVALARALAPKPKVLLLDEPLSALDYKLRKEMQIELKRVQAETGITFIFVTHDQEEALTMSDRIAVMSMGSLRQVGSPWDIYDRPAERFVADFIGETNFLEVEVASVQGDRASVRLRSGREIPATFPDNTTPTGKVTIVIRPEHAAIVDATDEATLQGSIESVVYLGTDTNINVRLEGGSLFTVRQQNSRSGSCGLVEGQHVGIMVSHDVAQILRD, encoded by the coding sequence TTGAGTTCCGCATCTGACAAGGCAGCCATCGAAATCCGCGGCGTCAGCCGCATCTACGGAACCGGACCCGACAAGGTCACCGCCCTCGACGGGATCTTCCTCAAAATCAGGGAAAACGAGTTCTTCACGCTGCTGGGCCCATCCGGCTGCGGCAAGACCACGCTTCTGCGGCTGATCGCCGGCTTCGATTTCCCGACAACGGGCGAAATCCTGCTCCATGGCGAAGACATCGCACCGCTTCCGCCCTTCAGGCGGCCGGTCAACACCGTTTTCCAGTCCTACGCGCTCTTCCCGCATATGACCGTCGCCGAAAACATCGGCTTCGGCCTGAAGATGCTCGGCAAGCCGAGCGCCGAGATCAAGGCGCGCGTCGACGAGATGTTGGAGCTGGTGCACATGACCCAGATGCGCGACCGGCAGGTGAGCCAGATCTCCGGCGGCCAGCAGCAGCGCGTGGCGCTCGCCCGGGCGCTCGCTCCGAAGCCGAAGGTGCTGCTACTCGACGAGCCGCTCTCGGCCCTCGATTACAAACTGCGCAAGGAAATGCAGATCGAGTTGAAGCGGGTGCAGGCGGAGACGGGCATCACCTTCATCTTCGTCACCCACGACCAGGAAGAAGCGCTCACCATGTCGGACCGCATCGCGGTCATGTCGATGGGCAGCCTTCGCCAGGTCGGCTCGCCCTGGGACATCTATGATCGCCCCGCCGAACGCTTCGTCGCCGACTTCATCGGCGAGACAAACTTCCTTGAGGTTGAAGTCGCCTCGGTCCAGGGCGACCGGGCAAGCGTCAGGCTGCGCTCCGGTCGCGAGATCCCTGCGACCTTCCCGGACAACACAACGCCGACAGGCAAGGTGACGATCGTCATCCGACCCGAACACGCCGCCATCGTCGACGCGACAGATGAAGCGACCCTGCAGGGTTCGATCGAAAGCGTCGTCTATCTGGGAACGGACACCAATATCAATGTCCGCCTCGAAGGTGGCTCGCTCTTCACGGTTCGCCAGCAAAACAGCCGCAGCGGCAGTTGCGGGCTGGTCGAGGGCCAACATGTCGGCATCATGGTCAGCCATGATGTCGCGCAAATCCTGAGGGATTGA